A genomic region of Papaver somniferum cultivar HN1 chromosome 7, ASM357369v1, whole genome shotgun sequence contains the following coding sequences:
- the LOC113294483 gene encoding uncharacterized protein LOC113294483 translates to MSDEDNEDEAEDYWRIPIHQYLDKGILPADVKEARKLESKAAMYSLRDGILYRRSFLGPLMRCLSRTEGRKILHDIHSGDADNHSERRSLAVKAKMQGYYWISMDENSKNVDKQCARCQLFARKIKAPATELNSVIIPCPFVK, encoded by the coding sequence ATGTCAGACGAAGACAACGAAGATGAAGCGGAGGATTattggaggattccaattcaccaataccttgacaaaggtatctTACCAGCCGATGTCAAAGAGGCTCGGAAACTTGaatcaaaagcagcaatgtacagccTTCGTGATGGGATACTATATaggaggtcatttcttggacctctgatgcggtgcctctcacgaaccgaagGAAGGAAAATACTCCACGACATACACAGCGGAGATGCCGACAACCATAGCGAAAGAAGGTCCTTGGcggtcaaagccaaaatgcaaggatactactggaTAAGCATGGATGAAAACTCAAAGAACGTGGATAAACAGTGTGCGAGATGTCAACTCTTTGCCAGGAAGATCAAAGCTCCAGCAACGGAGCTAAACTCGGTCATCATCCCTTGTCCATTTGTCAAATAG